The Spirochaeta cellobiosiphila DSM 17781 genome contains the following window.
GAAGACCTTAAGTAATTCCCTGGTGTTTGCTTTGTGGACGGTGCCTCTTGGTATAGGGCTGGGGTTATTCCTGGCCCTTCTGGTCAACCAGAAGAACAAGACTACTGATAAGAGTTTACTCCGGGTCTTGTTCTTCTATCCCACGGTTATTCCCATGATCGCTGCGGCGAATATATGGATGTTTATCTTCACCCCTTCCTATGGGATCTTGGATTCCTTTTTATCTGTCTTGGGAAGGGGGGATCATAACTGGTTAGGAGATCCTCACTTGGTCATCCCCTCTTTGATTGTGCTCTTTGTATGGAAGCATGCAGGTTACTTGATGATCTTCCTTTTGGCAGGGATGCAGAACATTGGTCACGATGTGTATGAAGCGGCTCGTCTCGATGGGGCTGGGCCAATACGTACCTTTTTCAGTCTGACCCTTCCTTTGTTAATGCCTACCTTGTTATTCGTGTTTGTGTTAACCATTACCTCTTCCTTCAAGTTGGTTGATCACCTGATGATCATGACTCATGGCGGTCCGGACAATGCTAGTAATATGCTCTTGTATTACATCTATGAGATGGCCTTTAGTTACTGGAATATTGGAAGAGCCTCGGCTTTGACCATTGTTCTCTTAGTTCTGCTTCTCCTTGTGGTAGCGGTTCAATTCCTGATATCTGATAGGAATATTCACTATGCTAGTTAAGAAAGATCTGAGTTATAAGCTCTTTAAATATTCCCTGGCCACCCTGTTAGGTGTGGTGTGGTTCGTTCCTTTATTCTGGTTAGTCATAACCGCTTTCAAGGATAAGACCGCCGCATTGAATTTGTTCCAATTCCACTTTACTTTGAAGAACTTTGTCAGTGTGAGTCAGGGCGCGCCTTTTTTCCAATACTTTATGAATAGTATTTTTATCGCAGGAACGATCTTCTGTGTTCAGGTGATCACCATGACCTTTGGGGCCTATGCCTTTGCGAGGCTTCGCTTCTGGGGAAAGGAGATTCTCTTTCTCCTCTTCCTAGTACAGATCATCATTCCTAATGAAGTCCTGATTGTACCGAATTACTTAACCATTAGGGATCTGCATCTGATTGATACGAAGCTGGCGATTATGCTTCCCTTCCTGGGGACTTCCTTGGGGATCTTCCTCTTGAGGCAAACCATCAAATCTATTCCTATGGATATGGAAGAAGCGGCCCGTCTGGATGGTTGTGGGACTCTGCGTATCTTATGGCATGTGATCATGCCCTTGAGTAAGCCTGCCTATGTGGCCTTTGGCTTAGTGTCCATCAGTTATCACTGGAATGACTTCCTCTGGCCTCTCATTGTGACGAACTCCGTCCATAACCGGCCTATGACGGTGGGGCTAGCCATCTACGCCATGTCCGCCGAAACGGGAGCCAAATGGGCGGAAACCTGTAGTGCCACCCTTTTAGTTGTGGCCCCTTTGATAATCTTATTCATTGTGTTCCAGAAGCAGTTCATTAATAGCTTTATTAAGACGGGGATTAAGTAGGGTAGTTCCAAAGCTGGGGATTGCTGAGGGATACCGCATCCGCCCCAGCCTGGAAGGCGCTATCAATATCCCTCCTATCCCGAAGAAGTCCGGCGAGAATGATGGGACAATCAATACGGGACTTGAGTTCCTCTACGATGCTACCGGCTATCCCGGGCATGATCTCCACTCCGTCGGGCTTGGTCTCCTTGATGGAATCAATGGCCATATTCAGGGAATGGGTATCAATGAGGAAGGTCCGCTGGATGGTGAGAAAGCCTTCTTTTTTCGCCGCTCGTAAGGTACTGCTCTTGGTGGATACGATCCCCGCTGGCTTGATGAAGTCCTTGAGAAATCGTATGGATTCCCTATCAGAACTAAGGCCTTTGAGAAGGTCTGTGTGGATGAGGATGGGCTTGGTCTGGGTGTAAGTCTGGAATTGGGGTTTGATCAGATCATTCAATCCTCCATTGAGGAGAAGAACCATGGAGGCCTTGGATTGAATGGCCTGTTCTAACTGCTTGTACTGGCAGGCGGCAATCAAGGGATTAAGGGATAAATGTTTTGCTATCATAGGGACTCCTCTGTTGGAGACTATAGAGTTCTTTTATCAAGCTTGTATGGGCGTGTTTGTTAGTTTTGTGTTTGAAATGTCATGGTCTTCTAGTTTATTACACATTATATCCTAATTGTTGACTTTGGCTCTTTGATCATCAACAATATTGTTAGAATCGCCTAGAGATGATACAACTCATACTTTGTGGAGGATATTCGATGAGTACACATATTGGGGCAAAGCCCGGAGATATCGCTGATAAGGTTTTGATGCCTGGTGATCCTCTGAGAGCCAAATGGGCTGCAGAGAAATTCCTGGACAATCCTGTTTGTTATAATGAAGTACGGGGTATGTACGGATTTACAGGAACATACAAGGGTAAGCGTGTGTCTATCCAGGGTAGTGGAATGGGAATGCCTTCCTTTT
Protein-coding sequences here:
- a CDS encoding carbohydrate ABC transporter permease — its product is MSPRNKGILQENLKAWIFILPSFVFVFFFTLYPLVRNLKYSFLRKDLATKVPYFYGLENYNQMIHDPVFWKTLSNSLVFALWTVPLGIGLGLFLALLVNQKNKTTDKSLLRVLFFYPTVIPMIAAANIWMFIFTPSYGILDSFLSVLGRGDHNWLGDPHLVIPSLIVLFVWKHAGYLMIFLLAGMQNIGHDVYEAARLDGAGPIRTFFSLTLPLLMPTLLFVFVLTITSSFKLVDHLMIMTHGGPDNASNMLLYYIYEMAFSYWNIGRASALTIVLLVLLLLVVAVQFLISDRNIHYAS
- a CDS encoding carbohydrate ABC transporter permease is translated as MLVKKDLSYKLFKYSLATLLGVVWFVPLFWLVITAFKDKTAALNLFQFHFTLKNFVSVSQGAPFFQYFMNSIFIAGTIFCVQVITMTFGAYAFARLRFWGKEILFLLFLVQIIIPNEVLIVPNYLTIRDLHLIDTKLAIMLPFLGTSLGIFLLRQTIKSIPMDMEEAARLDGCGTLRILWHVIMPLSKPAYVAFGLVSISYHWNDFLWPLIVTNSVHNRPMTVGLAIYAMSAETGAKWAETCSATLLVVAPLIILFIVFQKQFINSFIKTGIK
- a CDS encoding glycerol-3-phosphate responsive antiterminator is translated as MIAKHLSLNPLIAACQYKQLEQAIQSKASMVLLLNGGLNDLIKPQFQTYTQTKPILIHTDLLKGLSSDRESIRFLKDFIKPAGIVSTKSSTLRAAKKEGFLTIQRTFLIDTHSLNMAIDSIKETKPDGVEIMPGIAGSIVEELKSRIDCPIILAGLLRDRRDIDSAFQAGADAVSLSNPQLWNYPT